In Gammaproteobacteria bacterium, a genomic segment contains:
- a CDS encoding site-specific integrase, which yields ALGSLPHLRRHLGLYRVNAITFDRVSAYKNARLDEGAAPATVKYELATLRKGLRIAMQSGKLVRVPHMPEIKVENTRSGFFELEEFRAVRAELPPELGPLVEVAYWTGWRIRSELLPMEWSQIDLEAGTMRLEPGTTKNGKGRTFPIDLLTQLYGAIKAQREYTERVQRESGRIIPWVFHRDGEPIRDMYGAWRAACKRAGLEGKLPHDFRRTAVRNLERAGVSRSAGMQLTGHLTEAVYRRYAITNEADLKDAVAKLAGLQNQASRKILPISVTSRSQKQAANA from the coding sequence GGCGCTCGGGTCCCTACCCCACCTGAGGCGGCACCTGGGGTTGTATCGTGTAAATGCGATCACGTTTGATCGTGTGAGTGCCTACAAGAATGCCCGACTCGATGAAGGCGCCGCACCGGCGACGGTGAAGTATGAGCTAGCAACGCTGCGTAAGGGCCTTAGGATCGCCATGCAAAGTGGTAAGCTCGTTAGAGTCCCTCACATGCCAGAGATCAAGGTGGAGAATACCCGCTCGGGTTTCTTCGAGCTTGAGGAGTTCCGGGCGGTGCGCGCCGAACTGCCGCCCGAGCTAGGGCCACTCGTTGAGGTAGCGTACTGGACGGGTTGGAGGATTAGGTCTGAACTTCTTCCTATGGAGTGGAGTCAGATCGATCTAGAGGCCGGTACGATGCGTCTGGAACCTGGTACAACAAAGAACGGCAAGGGTCGCACCTTCCCTATCGACCTACTTACGCAACTCTATGGGGCGATCAAGGCACAGCGGGAGTACACAGAGAGAGTACAGCGGGAGAGTGGCCGGATCATCCCATGGGTCTTCCACAGGGATGGAGAGCCCATCCGCGACATGTACGGCGCCTGGCGCGCCGCGTGTAAGCGGGCTGGCTTGGAGGGCAAGCTCCCGCACGACTTTCGCAGAACGGCCGTGAGGAATCTTGAACGGGCGGGTGTGAGTCGATCCGCAGGGATGCAGCTCACCGGACATCTTACCGAGGCAGTTTACCGGCGCTATGCGATCACCAACGAAGCCGACCTTAAGGATGCCGTTGCGAAGCTGGCAGGGCTCCAAAATCAGGCTAGCCGAAAGATCCTACCTATCTCGGTCACATCTCGGTCACAAAAGCAGGCCGCCAATGCTTAG